A genomic window from Acidobacteriota bacterium includes:
- a CDS encoding sodium-translocating pyrophosphatase — MPVVRRLATSALTLAAGLLAAVPAFAQGHRPGGEANLILPNLDSAQFLGVGGHTLLLVGLLVSGLGLLFGLAIYQQLKSMPVHRSMRDVSELIYETCQTYLQQQGRFLLILWLFIGSIVLLYFGRLAHTVDPTTGADVYGFPPVKVAVILLFSLIGMAGSYGVAWFGIRVNTFANSRTAFAALEGKPYPCYAIPLKAGMSIGMALISVELLLMLVILLFVPADYAGPCFIGFAIGESLGAAALRIAGGIFTKIADIGSDLMKIVFKIKEDDARNPGVIADCVGDNAGDSVGPSADGFETYGVTGVALITFIMLAVREPIVQVQLLVWIFMMRIIMVVASGLSYFINEGMAKARYGSAATMNFEHPLTSLVMITSGVSVVLTYITSWLLIPTIGGDASLWWKLASIITCGTLAGAIIPELVKVFTSVDSGHVREVVSSSEEGGASLNILSGLVAGNFSAYWLGLTVVVLMGVGYYVSEMGLATLMVAPAVFAFGLIAFGFLGMGPVTIAVDSYGPVTDNAQSVFELSTIEAMPGISDEIRKDFGFVPSFERAKQFLEENDGAGNTFKATAKPVLIGTAVVGAATMIFSIVMVLTEGLRPELVARLSILHPPFLLGLIT; from the coding sequence ATGCCTGTAGTTCGCAGACTGGCCACCAGTGCCCTGACCCTTGCCGCCGGCCTGCTGGCCGCCGTGCCGGCCTTCGCCCAGGGCCATCGCCCCGGCGGGGAGGCCAACCTGATCCTCCCGAACCTCGATTCCGCGCAGTTCCTCGGCGTCGGCGGCCACACGCTGCTGCTCGTCGGGCTCCTCGTGAGCGGCCTCGGCCTGCTGTTCGGCCTCGCCATCTACCAGCAGCTCAAGTCGATGCCGGTCCATCGCTCGATGCGCGACGTGTCGGAGCTGATTTACGAGACCTGCCAGACGTACCTGCAACAACAGGGGCGGTTCCTTCTCATCCTCTGGCTCTTCATCGGCAGCATCGTCCTCCTGTACTTCGGCCGTCTCGCGCACACGGTCGACCCCACCACCGGCGCAGACGTCTACGGCTTCCCGCCCGTCAAGGTGGCCGTCATCCTGCTGTTCTCGCTCATCGGCATGGCCGGGTCCTATGGTGTGGCGTGGTTCGGCATCCGCGTGAACACGTTCGCGAACTCGCGCACGGCGTTCGCCGCGCTCGAGGGCAAGCCGTATCCCTGCTACGCGATTCCGCTCAAGGCGGGCATGAGCATCGGCATGGCGCTCATCTCCGTCGAACTGCTGCTGATGCTGGTCATCCTGTTGTTCGTGCCGGCCGACTACGCAGGGCCCTGCTTCATCGGATTCGCGATCGGCGAGTCGCTCGGCGCCGCGGCGCTGCGCATCGCGGGCGGCATCTTCACCAAGATCGCCGACATCGGGTCGGACCTGATGAAGATCGTCTTCAAGATCAAGGAAGACGATGCGCGCAACCCGGGCGTGATCGCCGACTGCGTGGGCGACAACGCGGGCGATTCGGTGGGACCGAGCGCCGACGGATTCGAGACCTACGGCGTGACGGGGGTGGCGCTCATCACGTTCATCATGCTCGCGGTGCGCGAGCCCATCGTGCAGGTGCAGTTGCTCGTGTGGATCTTCATGATGCGCATCATCATGGTGGTCGCGAGCGGTCTCTCGTACTTCATCAACGAGGGCATGGCGAAGGCGCGTTACGGCTCGGCCGCCACGATGAACTTCGAGCACCCGCTCACGAGCCTCGTGATGATCACGTCGGGCGTGTCGGTGGTGCTCACCTACATCACGTCGTGGCTGCTCATCCCGACGATCGGCGGCGACGCGAGCCTCTGGTGGAAGCTCGCGAGCATCATCACGTGCGGCACGCTCGCGGGTGCGATCATCCCGGAACTGGTGAAGGTGTTCACGTCGGTGGACTCGGGGCACGTGCGGGAAGTGGTGAGCAGTTCCGAGGAGGGCGGCGCGTCGCTCAACATCCTCTCGGGGCTGGTCGCGGGTAATTTCTCGGCGTACTGGCTCGGCCTGACGGTCGTCGTCCTGATGGGCGTCGGCTACTACGTCAGCGAGATGGGGCTGGCCACGCTGATGGTGGCGCCCGCGGTGTTCGCGTTCGGCCTGATCGCGTTCGGCTTCCTCGGCATGGGGCCCGTGACGATCGCGGTCGACTCGTACGGTCCCGTCACCGACAACGCGCAGTCGGTCTTCGAGCTCTCGACCATCGAGGCCATGCCCGGCATCTCCGACGAGATCCGGAAGGACTTCGGGTTCGTGCCCAGCTTCGAGCGGGCCAAGCAGTTCCTCGAGGAGAACGACGGCGCGGGCAACACGTTCAAGGCCACGGCCAAGCCGGTGCTCATCGGCACGGCGGTGGTCGGCGCGGCGACGATGATCTTCTCGATCGTGATGGTGCTCACAGAAGGCCTGCGTCCGGAACTGGTGGCGCGTCTCTCGATTCTGCACCCGCCGTTCCTGCTCGGCCTCATCACG
- a CDS encoding NfeD family protein yields MVWWYWVVLGLLLAGLELATPGGFFLIFFGIGALLVGGLASVGLDGPAWVQWLMFSVLSVSALLFFRDPLLRLMQSRTAGSGDIDSLRGEVAVAMDGIPAGGLGRAQLRGTVWTARNLEPEPITPGERCLVAAVDGLTISIRREGAL; encoded by the coding sequence ATGGTCTGGTGGTATTGGGTGGTCCTCGGCCTGCTGCTCGCGGGGCTGGAGTTGGCAACCCCGGGCGGGTTCTTCCTCATCTTCTTCGGCATCGGCGCGCTGCTGGTGGGAGGACTTGCGTCTGTGGGCCTCGACGGACCGGCGTGGGTCCAGTGGCTCATGTTCAGCGTGCTCTCCGTGTCGGCACTTCTGTTCTTCCGTGACCCGCTCTTGCGTTTGATGCAGTCACGGACCGCCGGATCCGGCGACATCGACTCCCTGCGCGGCGAAGTCGCTGTGGCCATGGACGGCATCCCCGCCGGTGGACTGGGGCGCGCACAACTGCGCGGCACGGTCTGGACCGCGCGTAACCTGGAACCCGAACCGATCACGCCGGGCGAGCGATGCCTGGTGGCCGCGGTGGACGGTCTGACCATCTCGATTCGCCGCGAAGGAGCGCTCTGA
- a CDS encoding paraslipin, with translation MIVLIIFAILVLIIVAKTAIVVPQQSAYVVERLGRYAGTLDAGFHILVPFIDVVRYKHSLKETAMDIPAQVCITRDNVQVGVDGVLYLKVLNPERASYGISDYHFAISQLAQTTLRSEVGKIDLDRTFEERTNINTQVVSEVDKATDPWGVKVLRYEIKNITPPSDVLAAMEKQMRAEREKRAVILTSEGQRDAAINTAEGAKQEVIKASEARRQQQMNEAEGEAAAIMAVARATAEGIREVAAAIQTPGGQEAVQLRVAEQYITEFGKLAKTNNTMIIPSTTSDIAGMIATAMQVSRKTA, from the coding sequence CTGATTGTCCTCATCATTTTCGCGATTCTCGTCCTGATCATCGTCGCCAAGACGGCGATCGTCGTCCCGCAGCAGAGCGCCTACGTCGTCGAGCGGCTGGGGCGGTATGCCGGAACGCTGGACGCCGGCTTCCACATCCTGGTGCCCTTCATCGACGTGGTGCGCTACAAGCACTCGCTGAAGGAGACGGCGATGGACATCCCGGCGCAGGTGTGCATCACGCGCGACAACGTCCAGGTGGGCGTCGACGGCGTGCTGTACCTGAAGGTGCTCAACCCCGAGCGCGCCTCGTACGGCATCTCCGACTACCACTTCGCGATCTCGCAGCTCGCGCAGACCACGCTCCGTAGCGAGGTCGGCAAGATCGATCTCGACAGGACGTTCGAGGAGCGCACCAACATCAACACGCAGGTGGTGAGCGAGGTGGACAAGGCCACCGACCCCTGGGGCGTGAAGGTGCTGCGCTACGAGATCAAGAACATCACGCCGCCCTCCGACGTGCTCGCCGCGATGGAGAAGCAGATGCGCGCCGAACGCGAGAAGCGCGCGGTGATTCTCACGTCCGAAGGCCAGCGCGACGCCGCCATCAACACGGCCGAAGGCGCCAAGCAGGAAGTGATCAAGGCGTCGGAAGCCCGCCGGCAGCAGCAGATGAACGAGGCCGAAGGCGAGGCCGCCGCGATCATGGCCGTGGCGCGCGCCACGGCCGAAGGCATCCGCGAAGTGGCCGCCGCGATTCAGACACCCGGCGGGCAGGAGGCCGTACAGCTCCGCGTCGCCGAGCAGTACATCACCGAGTTCGGCAAGCTCGCCAAGACGAACAACACGATGATCATCCCCTCGACCACCAGCGACATCGCCGGCATGATCGCCACGGCCATGCAGGTGTCACGGAAGACGGCGTAG
- a CDS encoding diguanylate cyclase, translating into MSTWDEDFRQLQAEFLRGGPERLADIDQALDRLERGTAATLADLKRHFHKLAGAGATYQRSQISAVAKEGERRCDALLERHGQPTADDVAQWRESRQRLAALFEEGLATPVVAEPTAAVVAAPVVIAETPRTGFDVLLVDENVETRRLLASVLQHEGIGVREAGTSAEARAQIDARLPDGLIVDVRLPDEPGYGVVEHARLQTDGEHVVVLMLSAAGDFLDLAEAIHAGADACYTKPAEIEAAHRKLLQMLERQQADVPRILVVEDDEDHAVFARRVLESAGYHVDVCSTPRSFAEHMATAQPELLLMDVNLPEVSGYDLARLVRQQEQHAALPILFLTSEAEMESRIRATKAGGDEHLTKPVHPALLASAVGARLERARFLKSLLHRDGLTRLLTHASFMEQVQQAIDRRARAMPAPATLVLFDVDHFKQVNDTYGHQAGDRVLATLAGSLRQHLRRTDIIGRYGGEEFGVLLDQLPIDDAQRLITRLLNEFATLDHSAGPHQHFRVTFSAGIAPYVDGFDRHTWIEAADQALYAAKKAGRNRVLIADVKQR; encoded by the coding sequence ATGAGCACGTGGGACGAAGATTTTCGTCAGTTGCAGGCCGAGTTCCTGCGCGGGGGGCCCGAACGTCTCGCCGACATCGATCAGGCGCTCGACCGCCTCGAGCGCGGCACGGCGGCGACGTTGGCCGATCTGAAGCGGCACTTCCACAAACTCGCCGGGGCGGGAGCCACGTATCAGCGGTCGCAGATCAGCGCCGTTGCCAAAGAGGGTGAGCGGCGGTGCGACGCGTTGCTCGAGCGCCACGGCCAGCCGACTGCCGACGATGTGGCGCAATGGCGCGAGAGCCGTCAGCGCCTGGCGGCGTTGTTCGAGGAGGGGCTCGCCACGCCAGTCGTCGCAGAGCCGACCGCTGCGGTCGTCGCTGCGCCCGTCGTCATCGCCGAGACGCCCCGCACGGGCTTCGACGTCCTGCTCGTCGACGAGAACGTCGAGACACGCCGCCTGCTCGCGTCGGTCCTGCAGCACGAAGGCATCGGCGTGCGTGAGGCGGGCACGTCCGCCGAGGCCCGGGCGCAGATCGACGCCCGCCTGCCCGATGGCCTGATCGTCGACGTTCGTCTCCCCGACGAGCCCGGCTACGGTGTCGTCGAGCACGCCAGGCTGCAGACCGACGGTGAGCACGTGGTGGTCCTCATGCTGAGCGCCGCCGGCGACTTCCTGGACCTCGCCGAAGCCATCCATGCCGGTGCCGACGCCTGCTACACCAAGCCGGCCGAGATCGAAGCCGCGCACCGCAAGCTGCTGCAGATGCTCGAGCGCCAGCAGGCCGACGTGCCGCGCATCCTCGTGGTCGAAGACGACGAGGACCATGCGGTGTTTGCGCGCAGGGTGCTCGAATCGGCCGGATATCACGTGGACGTGTGCAGTACGCCCCGCTCGTTTGCCGAGCACATGGCGACAGCGCAGCCCGAACTGCTGCTGATGGACGTGAACCTGCCCGAGGTTTCGGGCTACGACCTGGCGCGCCTCGTGCGGCAGCAGGAGCAGCACGCGGCGCTGCCGATCCTCTTTCTCACGTCCGAGGCGGAGATGGAGTCACGCATCCGCGCGACCAAGGCCGGGGGCGACGAGCATCTCACCAAGCCCGTCCACCCGGCGCTCCTCGCGTCGGCTGTGGGCGCGCGTCTGGAACGCGCGCGGTTCCTCAAGAGCCTGCTGCACAGGGACGGTCTCACGCGGCTGCTGACGCACGCCTCGTTCATGGAGCAGGTGCAGCAGGCCATCGACCGTCGTGCGCGCGCGATGCCGGCCCCTGCCACGCTCGTGTTGTTCGACGTCGATCACTTCAAGCAGGTCAACGACACGTACGGGCACCAGGCCGGCGACCGCGTGCTGGCGACGCTTGCCGGCTCCCTGCGCCAGCACCTGCGGCGCACCGACATCATCGGCCGCTACGGTGGCGAGGAGTTCGGCGTCCTTCTCGACCAGCTGCCGATCGACGATGCGCAGCGGTTGATCACGCGGTTGCTGAACGAGTTCGCCACGCTCGACCACAGCGCGGGCCCCCACCAGCATTTCCGCGTGACCTTCAGTGCCGGCATCGCACCCTACGTCGACGGCTTCGACAGACACACGTGGATCGAGGCCGCGGATCAGGCGCTGTACGCCGCCAAGAAGGCCGGCCGCAACCGCGTCCTCATCGCCGACGTGAAACAGCGATAG